The following are encoded in a window of Streptomyces sp. SAT1 genomic DNA:
- a CDS encoding ABC transporter ATP-binding protein produces the protein MVAQYTTETGSATQDVPRLAARGVSVGYGDRTVIDTLDVAIPPGVITTIIGPNGCGKSTLLRTLSRLLKPTRGSVVLDGADIAELKTRDVAKKLGLLPQSPVAPEGLTVADLVARGRHPHQSWLRQWSSDDASVVERALAMTGVSDLAGRPVDALSGGQRQRVWISMTLAQGTDLLLLDEPTTYLDLAHAVDVLDLVDDLHESGRTVVMVLHDLNLAARYSDNLVVMKAGSVLAQGHPRDVVTPELLHEAFGLRAEVMVDPVGERPLVVPIGRTHVRDPGGRKATPAT, from the coding sequence GTGGTCGCTCAGTACACCACCGAGACCGGTTCCGCGACACAGGACGTCCCGCGGCTGGCGGCCCGGGGCGTCTCGGTCGGCTACGGCGACCGGACCGTCATCGACACGCTGGACGTGGCGATCCCGCCGGGTGTGATCACCACCATCATCGGCCCCAACGGCTGCGGGAAGTCCACCCTGTTGCGGACCCTGTCGCGGCTGCTGAAGCCGACCCGGGGCTCGGTCGTGCTGGACGGCGCGGACATCGCGGAGCTGAAGACCAGGGACGTGGCGAAGAAGCTCGGTCTGCTGCCGCAGTCGCCGGTCGCCCCGGAGGGCCTGACCGTGGCCGACCTGGTCGCCCGGGGCCGTCATCCGCACCAGAGCTGGCTGCGCCAGTGGTCCTCCGACGACGCCTCGGTGGTGGAGCGCGCGCTCGCCATGACCGGGGTGTCCGACCTGGCGGGCCGGCCGGTCGACGCGCTCTCGGGCGGGCAGCGGCAGCGCGTCTGGATCTCGATGACCCTCGCCCAGGGCACCGACCTGCTGCTGCTCGACGAGCCCACCACCTATCTGGACCTGGCGCACGCCGTCGACGTGCTGGACCTCGTCGACGACCTGCACGAGTCGGGACGCACGGTGGTCATGGTGCTGCACGACCTCAACCTGGCCGCGCGCTACAGCGACAACCTCGTCGTGATGAAGGCGGGTTCGGTGCTGGCGCAGGGCCATCCGCGCGACGTGGTGACCCCCGAGCTGCTGCACGAGGCGTTCGGTCTGCGCGCCGAGGTGATGGTCGATCCGGTGGGGGAGCGGCCGCTCGTCGTGCCCATCGGCCGGACCCACGTCCGGGATCCGGGCGGCCGGAAGGCAACTCCCGCAACTTAG
- a CDS encoding iron-siderophore ABC transporter substrate-binding protein: MLLDRTARTKSWRRLAATVSAVALGAGLLAGCGSGSSDDKDDSAGAGASASSGAFPVTVQHAFGSTTITKAPERVVTVGYTDDQDVLAFGVKPVGMVDQYPNPAGRSPDINTQWPWVKDKWGDARPTVIMSNGDSGPNYEKIAALRPDLIIAVYSEIDQSAYAKLSRIAPTVGRTKAEKEPFSAPWQDNALQIATALGKADEGKKLVQGIRDQLAAVRKAHPEFAGQKAVALSWYKDAVAPFTTTDVRGQLLSGMGFKGQTEIDKIAGDKFYTTLSPERMDLVDVDRVFVINDKADTEALKKFALFTNLKVVKNGKVSYLLDSEGPAVGAAMSQATLLSLPYAVDELVKSAGQG, from the coding sequence ATGCTCCTCGATCGAACGGCACGTACGAAGTCCTGGCGGCGGCTGGCGGCGACCGTGTCCGCCGTGGCCCTCGGCGCGGGTCTCCTCGCGGGGTGCGGCTCCGGTTCGTCGGACGACAAGGACGACAGCGCGGGCGCCGGTGCCTCGGCGTCGTCCGGCGCCTTCCCGGTCACCGTGCAGCACGCGTTCGGATCCACCACGATCACCAAGGCCCCCGAGCGGGTCGTGACCGTGGGCTACACGGACGACCAGGACGTCCTCGCCTTCGGCGTCAAGCCGGTCGGCATGGTCGACCAGTACCCGAACCCGGCGGGCAGGAGCCCCGACATCAACACCCAGTGGCCGTGGGTGAAGGACAAGTGGGGCGACGCCCGGCCCACGGTCATCATGAGCAACGGCGACTCCGGCCCCAACTACGAGAAGATCGCCGCCCTGCGGCCGGACCTGATCATCGCCGTCTACTCCGAGATCGACCAGAGCGCGTACGCCAAGCTCTCCAGGATCGCTCCGACGGTGGGCCGTACCAAGGCCGAGAAGGAGCCGTTCAGCGCACCCTGGCAGGACAACGCCCTCCAGATCGCCACGGCGCTCGGCAAGGCCGACGAGGGCAAGAAGCTGGTCCAGGGCATCCGGGACCAGCTCGCCGCGGTCAGGAAGGCCCACCCGGAGTTCGCCGGCCAGAAGGCTGTCGCGCTGTCCTGGTACAAGGACGCGGTCGCGCCCTTCACCACCACCGACGTCCGCGGACAGCTCCTGTCGGGCATGGGCTTCAAGGGCCAGACCGAGATCGACAAGATCGCGGGTGACAAGTTCTACACGACGCTCTCCCCGGAGCGCATGGACCTCGTCGACGTCGACCGGGTGTTCGTCATCAACGACAAGGCCGACACCGAGGCGCTGAAGAAGTTCGCCCTCTTCACCAACCTGAAGGTGGTCAAGAACGGCAAGGTGTCGTACCTCCTCGACAGCGAGGGCCCGGCCGTGGGCGCCGCCATGTCGCAGGCCACCCTGCTCTCCCTGCCGTACGCCGTCGACGAGCTCGTCAAGTCGGCCGGTCAGGGGTGA
- a CDS encoding ABC transporter ATP-binding protein, producing MSTPRTRVAPAVLRTTTGREAARWVAAHCRGAPWLTAGTVFSTVAGAALQMLPVLLLGRVVDEVTGGKERSALLTVGVLMVAAALLGAAATAVSTYLIGRLGADLLAQLREGAVRAVLGMPSARIEQVGRGDVLSRVGDDVAVLSKGIRAAVPTVFSAGVLVAVATFGMFGLDWRLGLAGAGALPAYALALRWYLPRSAPLYRKQRAAQADRAQSLISGLNGIETVRAYRLEEAFREKVDADSRRVRDLGIEVFRFFGRFVGRENRAEFIGLVLILVVGYALLETGSATLGEVAAAPLVFHRLFTPLGAIMFTFDEAQKSGASLTRLVGVLAEPTEERLVGDSTADDDEGAACSVTVKGLTFTYPGAEQPVLRDVDLAIPAGGSLALVGATGAGKTTLAALIAGIGTPQAGSVRVGTTDLADLDEAGARALVSILTQETHVFSGPLAEDLRLAAPGASDAELTDALRTAGAHAWVEALPDGLYTAVGEGGERLDGTRAAQVALARLVLGRAPVVVLDESTAEAGSEGAAELERAVLAACSGRTALFVAHRLTQAVAADRIAVLDAGRVVEQGTHEELVALDGRYARLWRAWREGG from the coding sequence GTGAGCACCCCGCGGACGCGTGTCGCCCCGGCCGTCCTGCGGACCACGACCGGCCGTGAGGCGGCCCGGTGGGTGGCGGCGCACTGCCGCGGCGCACCCTGGCTGACGGCCGGCACCGTGTTCAGCACGGTGGCCGGGGCGGCGCTCCAGATGCTCCCGGTGCTCCTGCTCGGCCGGGTGGTCGACGAGGTGACCGGGGGCAAGGAGCGCTCGGCGCTGCTGACCGTCGGAGTGCTGATGGTGGCCGCCGCGCTGCTCGGCGCGGCGGCCACCGCCGTCTCCACCTATCTGATCGGACGGCTCGGCGCCGACCTGCTCGCGCAGTTGCGCGAGGGCGCCGTCCGCGCCGTGCTGGGCATGCCGAGCGCCCGGATCGAACAGGTGGGCCGCGGCGATGTGCTCTCCCGGGTCGGCGACGATGTGGCCGTGCTGTCCAAGGGCATCCGCGCGGCCGTCCCCACGGTCTTCTCCGCGGGGGTGCTGGTGGCCGTCGCCACCTTCGGCATGTTCGGCCTCGACTGGCGGCTCGGCCTGGCGGGCGCCGGTGCGCTGCCCGCCTACGCGCTGGCCCTGCGCTGGTACCTGCCCCGGTCCGCCCCGCTCTACCGGAAGCAGCGGGCCGCCCAGGCGGACCGCGCGCAGTCGCTGATCAGCGGCCTGAACGGCATCGAGACGGTGCGGGCGTACCGCCTGGAGGAGGCGTTCCGCGAGAAGGTCGACGCGGACTCGCGGCGGGTGCGCGACCTCGGCATCGAGGTGTTCCGCTTCTTCGGCCGGTTCGTCGGGCGGGAGAACCGCGCGGAGTTCATCGGCCTGGTCCTGATCCTGGTGGTGGGTTACGCCCTGCTGGAGACCGGCTCCGCCACGCTCGGCGAGGTGGCGGCCGCGCCGCTGGTGTTCCACCGCCTGTTCACCCCGCTGGGCGCCATCATGTTCACCTTCGACGAGGCGCAGAAGTCGGGCGCGAGCCTGACGCGGCTCGTCGGGGTGCTCGCGGAACCCACCGAGGAACGGTTGGTGGGCGACTCGACCGCCGACGACGACGAGGGCGCCGCGTGCTCCGTGACGGTCAAGGGGCTGACGTTCACCTATCCCGGCGCCGAGCAGCCGGTGCTGCGGGATGTCGACCTGGCGATCCCCGCGGGCGGTTCGCTGGCCCTGGTCGGCGCGACGGGTGCGGGCAAGACGACACTGGCCGCGCTCATCGCCGGTATCGGCACCCCGCAGGCCGGGTCGGTGCGCGTCGGGACGACCGATCTCGCCGACCTGGACGAGGCCGGGGCGCGAGCGCTGGTGAGCATCCTGACCCAGGAGACACATGTCTTCTCCGGCCCGCTCGCCGAGGACCTGAGACTGGCCGCACCGGGCGCGAGTGACGCCGAGCTGACGGACGCGCTGCGTACCGCCGGCGCCCACGCGTGGGTCGAGGCGCTGCCGGACGGGCTGTACACCGCGGTCGGCGAGGGCGGCGAGCGGCTGGACGGCACCCGGGCCGCCCAGGTCGCCCTGGCCCGGCTGGTGCTGGGGCGGGCGCCGGTGGTGGTGCTCGACGAGTCGACGGCGGAGGCGGGCAGCGAGGGTGCCGCCGAACTCGAACGGGCGGTGCTGGCCGCGTGTTCCGGCCGGACCGCGCTGTTCGTGGCGCACCGGCTGACCCAGGCGGTGGCCGCCGACCGGATCGCCGTGCTGGACGCGGGACGGGTCGTGGAGCAGGGGACGCACGAGGAACTGGTCGCTCTGGACGGCCGTTACGCACGGCTCTGGAGGGCCTGGCGAGAGGGTGGTTAG